Proteins from one Paenibacillus amylolyticus genomic window:
- a CDS encoding response regulator transcription factor, with protein MTIKVLLIEDEKNLADMIAFFLEEEGYITERVHHAREALQLFPRFQPDIVVTDLMLPEMDGNDLVEAFRQHSTVPILMISASTMLNDRLRALHNGADDFLCKPFSLKELDARIKALLRRSIISYQDKPVKEDKQAEVTGHVNVNEYRRTLFVDGIEIEVTHIEFEIMKELYRNPGKVFTRNELMDRIKGSERAYLDRTIDVHISSLRKKIEPDPKNPRYIKTVWGTGYKYVI; from the coding sequence ATGACGATCAAAGTACTTCTTATAGAAGATGAGAAAAATCTGGCCGACATGATTGCTTTCTTTCTTGAAGAGGAAGGTTACATCACTGAACGGGTTCATCATGCCCGCGAGGCACTTCAACTGTTTCCACGATTCCAGCCGGATATTGTTGTTACGGATCTCATGCTTCCCGAAATGGATGGAAATGACCTCGTAGAAGCCTTTCGCCAGCACTCCACTGTGCCCATTCTGATGATCTCGGCAAGCACCATGCTGAATGATCGACTTCGCGCATTGCATAATGGTGCGGATGACTTTCTGTGCAAACCTTTCAGTTTGAAAGAGCTGGATGCCCGGATTAAAGCACTGCTGCGAAGATCCATTATTTCCTATCAGGATAAACCAGTCAAAGAAGACAAGCAGGCAGAGGTTACTGGACATGTGAATGTGAATGAGTACAGAAGAACCCTGTTTGTGGATGGCATTGAAATTGAGGTCACTCATATTGAGTTTGAGATCATGAAAGAATTGTACCGAAACCCGGGTAAAGTGTTCACCCGTAATGAATTGATGGATCGGATCAAAGGCTCGGAACGCGCCTATCTGGATCGTACTATTGATGTTCATATCTCAAGTCTGCGTAAAAAAATTGAGCCTGACCCCAAGAACCCGCGTTATATTAAGACGGTTTGGGGAACAGGCTATAAATACGTGATCTAA
- a CDS encoding SpaA isopeptide-forming pilin-related protein, with protein MDLGNIGKAAYRIQYQTSLDGPYSVEGTYANQAVLTDGEGGEERFNRSASVTPAHGGVYVQKTGQQIGTTDKASWTVNINPSQSYVPAGTPLTDTLSENQILLADSLKLYATNLPANNSGNVSNKAGLVDPADYELIVEGNTFTLTFNKDIHTAFILEYQSYINADHGARIENKVEFAGQSSSVVGEGNQVGIKVSLAGAGGGASTGLGKIRIHKVSDTGLPLEGAIFAIYNASGTTLLETLKPTDENGVVESSRNYRLNNLTNGVPYKLKELSAPAGYLIDPEYGSASGQTIEFKDADIAFEVENKKIRQGFELTKVDAVDSSKKLQGATFELYLNNGATREKLDELTTGEDGKIAKGISCLEIMNWSKLWHPSFISWMLPRSRSPLQRIRLRLLH; from the coding sequence TTGGATCTGGGTAACATCGGCAAAGCAGCTTATCGCATTCAGTATCAAACGAGCCTGGATGGACCTTACTCCGTGGAAGGCACGTATGCCAACCAAGCTGTACTAACCGACGGTGAGGGCGGTGAAGAGCGCTTTAACAGATCAGCGAGCGTCACGCCAGCACACGGTGGTGTGTATGTACAAAAAACAGGTCAACAGATCGGTACAACGGATAAAGCATCATGGACGGTAAATATCAATCCAAGTCAATCTTATGTTCCAGCGGGTACTCCATTAACAGATACCTTGTCGGAGAACCAAATTTTATTGGCCGATTCATTGAAATTATATGCAACGAACCTGCCTGCCAACAATTCAGGCAATGTATCCAACAAAGCTGGACTGGTTGATCCGGCGGATTATGAATTGATCGTGGAAGGCAATACATTTACCCTCACATTCAATAAAGATATCCATACGGCATTCATTCTGGAATATCAGTCCTATATTAATGCCGATCATGGCGCTCGAATTGAGAATAAAGTTGAATTCGCAGGTCAGTCTTCCTCAGTGGTAGGCGAAGGCAATCAGGTGGGTATCAAAGTTTCATTGGCTGGAGCGGGTGGAGGAGCCTCCACAGGTCTGGGCAAGATTAGAATTCACAAAGTCAGTGATACAGGACTTCCACTGGAAGGTGCCATCTTCGCAATATATAATGCGTCTGGAACTACGCTCCTGGAAACATTGAAACCAACGGATGAGAACGGAGTAGTCGAAAGCTCCAGAAACTATCGCTTGAACAATCTGACGAACGGTGTACCTTATAAGTTAAAAGAATTGTCTGCACCGGCAGGATACTTGATTGATCCCGAGTATGGTTCTGCCTCAGGTCAAACGATTGAATTCAAGGATGCAGATATCGCCTTTGAAGTTGAGAATAAAAAGATTCGTCAAGGCTTCGAATTAACCAAGGTAGATGCGGTGGACTCCTCCAAGAAACTCCAGGGTGCAACGTTTGAACTGTACTTGAACAATGGCGCAACCCGAGAGAAATTAGACGAGTTAACGACAGGGGAAGATGGGAAAATCGCCAAGGGGATCTCTTGCCTGGAGATTATGAATTGGTCGAAGTTGTGGCACCCGAGTTTTATCAGTTGGATGCTACCCCGATCCCGTTCACCATTGCAGAGAATCAGACTCAGATTATTACACTGA
- a CDS encoding sortase gives MFNRLGELQIGDSMEVTLADRTIIQYKVDQISVVEPNDLSVLEDPGLGQVLTLITCDPLINPTHRLIVRAVEVNPEVAGF, from the coding sequence CTGTTCAATCGTCTGGGAGAATTACAGATTGGCGATTCAATGGAAGTCACCTTGGCAGATCGAACGATCATTCAATATAAGGTAGATCAAATATCCGTTGTGGAGCCTAATGACTTATCTGTGCTGGAAGATCCCGGACTAGGGCAGGTCCTTACCTTAATTACCTGTGATCCACTCATCAATCCAACACATCGGCTAATTGTAAGAGCTGTTGAGGTGAATCCGGAGGTTGCCGGATTCTGA
- a CDS encoding SpaA isopeptide-forming pilin-related protein gives MPGDYELVEVVAPEFYQLDATPIPFTIAENQTQIITLTKSNARGTGGKLVVTKVNAKDQSVLSGIEFELRDGSNAIMDTKVTDLNGVIEFDGLTYGPYTLVETKAEGFVIEQPETLVSIIQPETQLTIENKENNRSVKLIKYNAGRTQHLQGAVFELRAQTALMDANGNWEFRKVTGLDEAALTTNQQGEIILEDLDINQYQLVEIKAPNGYVLDTTPIPFEITNTQTEAVVVEKTNQAIPVSGGGSSGPYNPGTPNTGVTPDPEKPVTPGPETPGTSVPGTVVTEPTEPEDGTDIPTDEDNGVAPPSPGVSNGDDTAPPIGDTDAPDGDSALAPPAGTDTDGSLANGNAVSQQTGSSASQGMLPKTGEESTLAFTVTGMMLMALGSLGYVYFRRRQLLQR, from the coding sequence TTGCCTGGAGATTATGAATTGGTCGAAGTTGTGGCACCCGAGTTTTATCAGTTGGATGCTACCCCGATCCCGTTCACCATTGCAGAGAATCAGACTCAGATTATTACACTGACGAAGTCGAATGCAAGGGGTACGGGTGGTAAACTTGTCGTTACCAAAGTCAATGCCAAGGATCAGTCCGTATTAAGTGGAATTGAATTCGAATTGCGTGATGGTTCCAATGCAATCATGGATACAAAAGTAACGGATCTGAACGGGGTCATTGAATTTGATGGATTAACCTATGGTCCATATACATTAGTAGAGACCAAGGCAGAGGGCTTTGTTATAGAACAGCCGGAGACGCTGGTATCTATTATCCAACCTGAAACTCAATTGACCATTGAGAATAAAGAAAATAATCGTTCCGTGAAATTGATAAAATATAATGCGGGACGAACTCAACATTTACAAGGTGCAGTGTTTGAATTACGGGCTCAGACTGCATTGATGGATGCAAACGGGAATTGGGAGTTCCGGAAGGTAACAGGTCTGGATGAAGCTGCACTGACAACCAATCAACAAGGTGAAATTATACTTGAAGACCTGGATATCAATCAATATCAGTTGGTTGAAATAAAAGCACCTAACGGATATGTCTTAGACACAACACCCATACCATTTGAAATTACGAATACACAAACCGAAGCCGTAGTTGTTGAAAAAACGAATCAGGCTATTCCGGTATCGGGCGGTGGATCAAGTGGACCTTATAATCCGGGAACACCTAATACAGGTGTAACTCCAGATCCGGAGAAACCAGTAACACCGGGACCGGAAACACCAGGAACGTCTGTCCCAGGCACAGTGGTTACCGAACCTACTGAACCTGAAGACGGAACCGATATTCCAACAGATGAAGATAACGGAGTAGCTCCTCCTTCACCTGGCGTCTCCAACGGTGACGACACTGCACCTCCAATTGGGGATACAGATGCACCAGATGGGGATAGTGCATTGGCACCCCCTGCTGGAACGGATACAGATGGATCACTTGCAAATGGCAATGCTGTATCACAGCAGACCGGAAGCTCTGCATCACAGGGCATGCTGCCGAAGACAGGCGAAGAGAGCACATTGGCTTTCACGGTTACAGGCATGATGCTGATGGCATTGGGCAGTCTGGGATACGTCTACTTCCGACGTAGGCAACTGCTTCAGCGCTAG
- a CDS encoding PAS domain-containing sensor histidine kinase encodes MDRIKTRKSLDWAVLKLRIPWIGTAVLITLGSLSTIFPLTLFYGVQFMIGSAAALVALRLYGAIYGFVTLTVIYLLSNVCAGFQPHNLSIMLAHFMELIWMFVWQIRWKNGSLIKANAVYWVVMLLPAIYAGHFMLSLNITALKYEYMYIAVIGMVNALIAGIVVDFWITIGEHQSKRSGTIPLSRIAFKYVVAFVVFVSLVLLSADSRRQLTQLNDAILRDMKYAASAVTQDLDEGYVTSENMDQNMARYHHLLGVNVILLNREDTVIASGLSSLQAGEYLDMDSFNLLKSRDNLTMSSSANNHYSDVLNHWKQVSFIYEAEQTRGTPYRVFIVTDSSKYYPRIESIYLTTLQSLFIIILASMIVAAPLSSKVVSPLLRLTRMTGSLPRLLFRNGKLEWPTSHVTEVQILIGNLRKMADVLLEQFEQIRHDKLTLEDRVVERTKELKNSEEVKRAIIESSIDAIIAVDSNGIIVEFNPEAERMFGLRREEVILHKEAPSLFQGASCMEIKKLLERFEYVEGKRFTIVDEISGIRRDGSVFPIEYKIVEIQLGKNETLYNLFIKDITERTRAEEDRVRHALALEKLNSELFNEKIAIQEQRDISEQFIESVREGLVMSDRTGTITIVNRRIEEMFGLGDFLGRSIEDLAQAIDTMVLTDNFNLMEQTRAFLNGETAFIETEFIFNNVNKSVFSLYMKQMDVPGKNHGFLLVFRDRTGEERLDRMKNELISVVSHELRTPVATIMGYVELMMMYDLPAAQQQEFMQTIASEGNRLSSLLDDVLDIQRLDNEGMAYHMTYVPLIELVEGVAEQWNMKSAQRIYVHTFNGDFFAYADQNRMAQVLHNLVGNAVKYSPGADRIDITLWEEEEWLCLDVRDYGIGIAEQEKDMLFNKFYRVDNSDHRQIGGTGIGLYISRKIVEDHKGTLTFISAPGKGSTFKVRLPKQDVLV; translated from the coding sequence ATGGATCGTATAAAGACCAGAAAATCGCTGGATTGGGCAGTGTTGAAGTTGAGAATACCCTGGATTGGGACCGCCGTTCTGATTACTCTGGGATCATTAAGCACGATTTTTCCGTTAACTTTATTCTATGGTGTACAGTTTATGATTGGTAGTGCGGCAGCACTCGTTGCCTTGCGTTTGTATGGGGCCATCTATGGATTTGTTACCCTTACCGTCATCTATCTGCTGAGTAATGTCTGTGCTGGCTTCCAGCCGCATAATTTATCTATAATGCTTGCGCACTTTATGGAATTGATCTGGATGTTTGTCTGGCAGATTCGTTGGAAGAATGGCAGCCTAATCAAGGCTAATGCTGTCTACTGGGTAGTCATGTTACTTCCCGCGATCTATGCCGGGCATTTTATGCTGAGTTTGAATATAACTGCCCTGAAGTATGAGTATATGTATATTGCCGTGATTGGTATGGTGAATGCGCTGATTGCGGGAATTGTAGTCGATTTCTGGATCACCATAGGTGAACACCAATCGAAGCGGTCGGGAACCATTCCACTCTCTAGAATCGCTTTTAAATACGTAGTCGCCTTTGTGGTATTTGTTTCTCTCGTGCTTTTATCCGCAGATAGCCGCAGACAACTGACTCAATTGAATGATGCCATATTGCGTGATATGAAATATGCCGCGAGTGCGGTTACTCAGGATCTTGATGAAGGGTATGTTACGTCCGAGAATATGGATCAGAATATGGCGCGTTATCATCATCTGCTGGGTGTGAATGTGATTCTGCTGAATCGGGAGGATACGGTGATCGCCTCTGGTTTGAGTTCACTTCAGGCAGGCGAGTACCTGGACATGGACAGCTTCAATCTTCTGAAGTCGAGAGATAACCTTACCATGTCAAGCTCCGCAAATAACCATTACAGTGATGTATTGAATCATTGGAAGCAAGTCTCTTTTATCTATGAAGCAGAACAGACAAGAGGTACACCTTATCGGGTATTCATTGTGACCGACTCGTCCAAGTATTACCCCCGAATCGAATCGATTTATCTGACCACACTGCAATCCCTGTTCATTATCATTCTGGCTTCCATGATTGTAGCAGCTCCGCTCAGCAGCAAGGTCGTTAGTCCGCTGTTAAGGCTGACCAGGATGACTGGCTCTCTGCCGAGACTGCTGTTTCGAAATGGGAAGTTGGAGTGGCCAACCAGCCATGTAACCGAAGTACAGATCCTCATTGGTAATTTGCGCAAAATGGCCGATGTGCTGCTGGAACAATTCGAACAGATTCGTCACGACAAGTTAACGTTGGAGGACAGGGTCGTAGAGCGGACCAAGGAACTCAAGAACAGTGAAGAGGTCAAACGTGCCATTATTGAATCCTCTATTGATGCAATTATTGCCGTGGATTCCAATGGGATCATCGTTGAGTTTAATCCGGAGGCTGAAAGGATGTTTGGATTGCGCCGGGAAGAAGTGATCCTGCACAAGGAAGCGCCGTCTCTTTTTCAAGGGGCAAGTTGCATGGAGATCAAGAAATTGTTGGAGCGATTCGAATATGTTGAAGGTAAAAGATTCACAATCGTAGATGAAATCTCGGGAATTCGCCGGGATGGTTCCGTCTTTCCGATAGAGTACAAAATTGTCGAGATTCAGCTTGGCAAAAATGAGACGTTATATAACCTGTTTATCAAGGATATTACGGAACGGACCAGAGCGGAAGAAGATCGTGTGCGTCATGCTCTCGCGCTGGAGAAGCTCAACTCGGAATTGTTCAATGAGAAGATTGCCATTCAGGAACAGCGGGATATCAGTGAGCAATTCATTGAATCCGTACGGGAAGGGCTCGTGATGTCTGATCGAACAGGGACCATAACCATCGTCAACCGAAGGATAGAAGAGATGTTTGGCTTGGGTGATTTTCTGGGCAGATCTATTGAAGATTTGGCGCAGGCGATTGATACGATGGTGTTAACGGACAACTTCAATCTGATGGAACAGACGAGAGCATTCCTGAACGGAGAAACAGCGTTTATCGAGACCGAATTTATATTTAATAATGTGAATAAAAGTGTGTTTTCCCTGTACATGAAACAGATGGATGTCCCGGGCAAAAACCACGGTTTTCTGCTGGTGTTTCGTGACCGCACAGGAGAAGAACGGCTGGATCGGATGAAGAATGAACTGATCAGCGTGGTATCTCATGAGCTTCGAACGCCTGTGGCCACCATTATGGGTTACGTGGAATTAATGATGATGTATGACCTTCCGGCAGCCCAGCAGCAGGAATTCATGCAGACCATCGCTTCGGAGGGCAATCGGCTAAGCAGTTTGCTTGATGATGTGCTTGATATACAGCGTCTTGATAACGAAGGCATGGCTTACCATATGACATATGTACCATTAATTGAGTTGGTAGAAGGCGTTGCCGAACAGTGGAATATGAAGTCCGCCCAACGTATCTATGTGCATACGTTCAATGGAGACTTTTTTGCTTATGCGGATCAGAACAGGATGGCTCAGGTTCTGCATAATCTGGTGGGCAATGCAGTCAAGTATTCTCCGGGAGCAGATCGTATTGATATTACATTATGGGAAGAAGAGGAATGGTTATGTCTTGATGTGCGTGATTACGGAATAGGGATTGCGGAGCAAGAGAAGGACATGTTATTCAACAAATTCTATCGAGTGGATAATTCGGATCATCGACAAATTGGTGGAACAGGAATCGGATTGTACATTTCCCGTAAAATTGTAGAGGATCACAAAGGAACGCTGACCTTTATATCTGCACCGGGTAAGGGGAGTACGTTCAAGGTTCGACTGCCCAAGCAGGACGTATTGGTTTAA